The following coding sequences are from one Prionailurus viverrinus isolate Anna chromosome D2, UM_Priviv_1.0, whole genome shotgun sequence window:
- the LOC125147631 gene encoding collagen alpha-1(III) chain-like, producing the protein METRYPERRQAWLKGRAENRRQPGPWIRSDRAHSAVLPPPAGDRVTAPPLRILAVLPGPARPARRRGCPRGTSGSPPALHAPLPAKARARDPRGGIRTAARAPPRVGATPSHFLTRLPSPRLHRVALHTPRGTPLSVSPAFTYVPVADPRHCRHPQTRAPGADFPRGSAGAAEVVAKLGGGEGRGPRRRGRGRAVPSRRHPARRGASGDPAPRPGARARPLPPAAAAQAASPACSDRPGRAVPGGAHGPRPHPVRARALTSGGPVRSRRSRRRGGSASPGRPPAALRGAPRSPPAPRRVVGRAEAAGSGRRRRSLQPPAAEQEICRVPPPPPLALGLGLGLRLRLGLGLRGGGGGRRSEERGRRLPSGAGSAPRAPAPPGGAPPRSLDVRLPRLAPLPRERPWPGWGWGATARSRVPTDGDRCDRRSSARERPFLPRLGPGHREVTWLGTRFGSRRGYKGARGTLYRFWFREVQREPGKSPEPVSSSLKRGWGHHLVGEGLGGPGGRAGKGKPTYTEEEPLPGRVGTCCSRGLLSRRPAVRYVGRCQSHGRSNPEGRKDTGMKQHPFTSSRV; encoded by the exons GTCACCGCACCGCCACTGCGGATCCTGGCAGTCCTGCCTGGACCCGCCCGGCCTGCCCGCCGCCGGGGGTGTCCCCGCGGCACCTCTGGGAGCCCTCCGGCCCTCCACGCTCCCCTCCCTGCCAAGGCGAGGGCGCGGGACCCTCGGGGCGGCATCCGCACGGCGGCCCGCGCCCCTCCCAGAGTTGGCGCAACTCCGAGTCACTTTCTCACAAGGCTCCCGTCTCCACGCCTGCATCGTGTGGCCCTCCACACACCCCGTGGGACCCCCCTCTCGGTCTCGCCCGCTTTCACCTACGTCCCTGTCGCCGACCCACGGCACTGTCGCCACCCGCAGACACGCGCTCCGGGTGCGGATTTCCCGAGAGGGAGCGCGGGAGCCGCCGAGGTGGTGGCCAAgttgggcgggggggaggggaggggtccgAGGCGCCGAGGCCGGGGTCGAGCCGTCCCCAGCCGCCGGCACCCGGCGCGCCGCGGGGCCTCTGGGGACCCGGCTCCGAGACCCGGCGCCCGAGCGCGGCCCCTCCCTCCCGCCGCGGCGGCCCAGGCGGCGTCCCCGGCCTGTTCCGACCGCCCCGGTCGCGCGGTCCCCGGAGGGGCGCACGGCCCCCGCCCGCACcccgtgcgcgcgcgcgcgctcaccTCGGGGGGGCCGGTCCGGTCGCGCCGATCGCGCCGCCGCGGCGGCTCCGCATCTCCCGGGCGCCCGCCCGCCGCCCTCCGGGGCGCCCCTCGGTCCCCGCCGGCGCCAAGGAGGGTCGTGGGACGCGCGGAGGCCGCGGGGTCCGGGCGCCGCCGGCGCAGCCTCCAGCCGCCCGCAGCCGAGCAGGAAATTTGCCGGGTCCCGCCGCCTCCTCCGCTCGcgctcgggctcgggctcgggctccggctccggctcgggctcgggctccgcggcgggggcgggggccggcgCAGCGAGGAGCGGGGGCGACGCCTGCCGTCCGGCGCGGGGAGCGCACCCCGGGCGCCAGCCCCACCTGGAGGCGCCCCGCCGCGCTCGCTGGACGTCCGTCTTCCCAGGCTGGCGCCCCTTCCCCGGGAGAGAccctggccggggtgggggtggggggccactgCCCGGAGCCGCGTGCCCACCGACGGGGACAGGTGTGACAGGCGCTCTTCCGCGCGGGAAAGGCCCTTCCTACCCCGCCTTGGCCCTGGGCACCGGGAAGTGACCTGGCTGGGGACACGCTTTGGGTCACGCAGGGGGTACAAGGGAGCGCGCGGCACCCTGTACCGCTTCTGGTTCCGAGAAGTACAGAGAGAGCCCGGAAAATCTCCCGAGCCGGTGTCCTCCTCGCTGAAGAGGGGATGGGGTCACCACCTGGTTGGTGAGGGGCTTGGTGGTCCAGGAGGCAGAGCCGGCAAAGGGAAACCCACCTACACGGAGGAAGAGCCGCTGCCAGGAAGGGTCGGGACCTGCTGCTCTCGGGGACTGCTCTCCAGGCGACCTGCTGTGCGCTATGTAGGCAGGTGTCAGAGTCACGGGCGTTCCAATCCGGAGGGCAGAAAGGATACAG GAATGAAGCAGCATCCCTTCACTTCTTCTAGAGTCTGA